The following coding sequences lie in one Haematobia irritans isolate KBUSLIRL chromosome 3, ASM5000362v1, whole genome shotgun sequence genomic window:
- the LOC142230233 gene encoding lipase 3-like isoform X2: MKTVIGVKWIIVSLILHKNAMDLDAETSAHRISSAGYTSETYNITTKDGYGLTLFRIKNPRTRRGKSQPAPIVLMMHGLLSSSDCWVVKGLENALAYELADRGYDVWLGNSRGNTYGQRHTSLAPSDHRFWQFSWHEIGTIDLPLIMDYILKKTQQSSMHYIGHSQGSVIMFVLLSMHPEYNEKLKTLHMLAPVAYMKNVRSPLFKLLRPIFGRYSFLDPLLGDSALFQPPLIQKLFGIEQCRHQQWTPEMCKELIYLVYGGKSDYFQPLLKDLFDSHPAPASTHQAIHFIQLMVSGYFRQYDFGPEGNRKRYNRLMPPEYNVRNINTRFPIHLYYSDYDELSAKLDVEKLSNVLGNKSVRHFIDLKNFAHIDFLLAYNVQDVINRPILEDMSKTEDILKQERN, translated from the exons ATGAAAACTGTGATTGGCGTAAAGTGGATCATTGTCAGTTTAATACTCCATAAAAATGCAATGGATTTGGATGCGGAAACTAGT GCTCATCGCATTAGTAGTGCTGGATATACGAGTGAGACATACAATATAACCACCAAGGATGGCTATGGACTGACTCTATTTCGTATCAAAAATCCTAGAACACGGAGGGGAAAATCTCAACCAGCTCCCATTGTTCTTATGATGCATGGTTTGCTAAGTTCCTCAGATTGTTGGGTTGTAAAAGGATTAGAGAATGCTCTTGCTTATGAATTGGCGGACAGGGGTTATGATGTTTGGTTAGGTAATAGTCGTGGCAATACCTATGGTCAAAGACATACTTCTCTAGCACCCAGTGATCATCGGTTTTGGCAATTTTCATGGCATGAAATTGGAACAATTGATTTACCCTTAATTATGGATTACATTCTCAAGAAGACTCAACAATCATCCATGCATTATATCGGACACTCACAAGGAAGTGTGATAATGTTCGTCCTCCTCTCTATGCATCCCGAGTACAATGAGAAATTGAAAACGCTTCATATGTTGGCACCTGTGGCCTATATGAAAAATGTACGCTCGCCCTTGTTTAAATTGCTTAGACCCATATTTGGAAGATattcatttttggatcctttactTGGCGACTCGGCTTTGTTTCAACCACCTCTTATAcagaaactttttggtattgaaCAATGTCGTCATCAGCAGTGGACTCCGGAAATGTGTAAAGAGCTCAtatatttggtatatggtggaaAATCGGACTATTTTCAG CCTCTATTAAAGGATTTATTTGACTCTCATCCAGCACCAGCATCTACACATCAAGCAATTCATTTTATTCAACTAATGGTATCAGGTTATTTTCGCCAATATGACTTTGGTCCCGAGGGCAATAGAAAACGTTACAATCGTCTTATGCCTCCGGAATATAATGTTAGGAATATCAATACACGATTTCCTATACACCTCTATTATAGTGATTACGATGAGTTATCAGCGAAGTTGGATGTCGAAAAACTTAGCAACGTCTTGGGTAATAAAAGTGTTCGacattttattgatttaaaaaattttgcacatattgattttttattggCTTATAATGTCCAAGATGTTATCAATCGTCCAATTCTAGAGGATATGAGTAAGACTGAAGATATTTTGAAACaagagagaaattaa
- the LOC142230233 gene encoding lipase 3-like isoform X1, giving the protein MKTVIGVKWIIVSLILHKNAMDLDAETSAHRISSAGYTSETYNITTKDGYGLTLFRIKNPRTRRGKSQPAPIVLMMHGLLSSSDCWVVKGLENALAYELADRGYDVWLGNSRGNTYGQRHTSLAPSDHRFWQFSWHEIGTIDLPLIMDYILKKTQQSSMHYIGHSQGSVIMFVLLSMHPEYNEKLKTLHMLAPVAYMKNVRSPLFKLLRPIFGRYSFLDPLLGDSALFQPPLIQKLFGIEQCRHQQWTPEMCKELIYLVYGGKSDYFQVPLLKDLFDSHPAPASTHQAIHFIQLMVSGYFRQYDFGPEGNRKRYNRLMPPEYNVRNINTRFPIHLYYSDYDELSAKLDVEKLSNVLGNKSVRHFIDLKNFAHIDFLLAYNVQDVINRPILEDMSKTEDILKQERN; this is encoded by the exons ATGAAAACTGTGATTGGCGTAAAGTGGATCATTGTCAGTTTAATACTCCATAAAAATGCAATGGATTTGGATGCGGAAACTAGT GCTCATCGCATTAGTAGTGCTGGATATACGAGTGAGACATACAATATAACCACCAAGGATGGCTATGGACTGACTCTATTTCGTATCAAAAATCCTAGAACACGGAGGGGAAAATCTCAACCAGCTCCCATTGTTCTTATGATGCATGGTTTGCTAAGTTCCTCAGATTGTTGGGTTGTAAAAGGATTAGAGAATGCTCTTGCTTATGAATTGGCGGACAGGGGTTATGATGTTTGGTTAGGTAATAGTCGTGGCAATACCTATGGTCAAAGACATACTTCTCTAGCACCCAGTGATCATCGGTTTTGGCAATTTTCATGGCATGAAATTGGAACAATTGATTTACCCTTAATTATGGATTACATTCTCAAGAAGACTCAACAATCATCCATGCATTATATCGGACACTCACAAGGAAGTGTGATAATGTTCGTCCTCCTCTCTATGCATCCCGAGTACAATGAGAAATTGAAAACGCTTCATATGTTGGCACCTGTGGCCTATATGAAAAATGTACGCTCGCCCTTGTTTAAATTGCTTAGACCCATATTTGGAAGATattcatttttggatcctttactTGGCGACTCGGCTTTGTTTCAACCACCTCTTATAcagaaactttttggtattgaaCAATGTCGTCATCAGCAGTGGACTCCGGAAATGTGTAAAGAGCTCAtatatttggtatatggtggaaAATCGGACTATTTTCAGGTA CCTCTATTAAAGGATTTATTTGACTCTCATCCAGCACCAGCATCTACACATCAAGCAATTCATTTTATTCAACTAATGGTATCAGGTTATTTTCGCCAATATGACTTTGGTCCCGAGGGCAATAGAAAACGTTACAATCGTCTTATGCCTCCGGAATATAATGTTAGGAATATCAATACACGATTTCCTATACACCTCTATTATAGTGATTACGATGAGTTATCAGCGAAGTTGGATGTCGAAAAACTTAGCAACGTCTTGGGTAATAAAAGTGTTCGacattttattgatttaaaaaattttgcacatattgattttttattggCTTATAATGTCCAAGATGTTATCAATCGTCCAATTCTAGAGGATATGAGTAAGACTGAAGATATTTTGAAACaagagagaaattaa
- the LOC142229187 gene encoding lipase 3-like produces MKILIFILIIFAIEVERKVLGFLITSTTTADRIENFGYTSETHILTTKDGYILTLFRIKNSTSSNHNATSGTSKPVVLMVHGLTGSSDCWIIRGAADSLAFNLVDNGYDVWLGNCRGNPYSSRHVSMSTNERKFWHFSWDIMADIDLPTFIDYILKQTGESRLHYVGHSQGTAIMFSLLSTRPEYNRKIKTTHMMAPIAFMSYAQSQAIRLAAPLLGTYSELDPLYGDRPFLQNPLLQKILGISKCRSAFAYPGLCSFWLAIAGGYTTHTPQSLYPEIFKTHPGSCSAHQFVHLVQLHVSGHFRRYDYGIKENMILYNRTTPPDYKLTNINLKFPLNLYYSDYDVLSSKRDVEHLSTILGNQSVRHFIDLPNFGHFDFMWAAKVKEIMNHGILQRMHKAEDVFRSS; encoded by the exons atgaaaatattgatatttattCTAATTATTTTCGCCATTGAAGTGGAAAGGAAAGTTcttggatttttaattaccagTACCACCACA GCtgatcgtatagaaaattttggttatacCAGTGAGACGCACATTTTAACCACCAAGGATGGTTACATTTTGACTTTATTTCGTATAAAGAATTCCACATCAAGTAACCACAATGCAACATCTGGAACATCAAAACCCGTGGTCTTAATGGTTCATGGCCTAACGGGTTCTTCAGATTGTTGGATAATTAGAGGTGCTGCCGATTCCTTGGCCTTCAATCTAGTGGACAATGGCTATGATGTGTGGTTGGGAAATTGTCGAGGAAATCCCTATAGCTCTCGCCATGTTTCAATGTCaacaaatgaaagaaaattttggcatttttcATGGGATATAATGGCTGACATTGATCTACCCACCTTCATTGATTACATACTCAAGCAGACTGGAGAATCTAGATTACACTATGTGGGACATTCCCAGGGAACAGCCATAATGTTTTCTTTACTTTCGACACGTCCGGaatataataggaaaataaaaacTACTCATATGATGGCTCCCATAGCTTTCATGTCCTATGCCCAGTCACAAGCTATACGTTTAGCAGCTCCACTTTTGGGAACGTACAGTGAATTGGATCCTCTCTATGGTGATCGACCTTTTTTGCAAAATCCTCTGTTACAGAAAATACTTGGTATTTCGAAATGTCGTAGTGCTTTCGCATATCCTGGCTTATGTTCATTTTGGCTTGCTATTGCCGGGGGATATACAACGCATACACCACAA TCCCTTTACCCCGAGATATTTAAAACCCATCCTGGGAGCTGTTCAGCACATCAATTCGTTCATTTGGTACAACTTCATGTATCTGGACATTTTCGTCGCTATGACTATGGCATAAAGGAAAATATGATACTCTATAATCGTACAACACCACCAGACTATAAATTGACAAATATTAAtcttaaatttcctttaaatctATACTACAGTGATTATGATGTCCTATCATCGAAACGCGATGTGGAACATTTGAGTACAATTTTGGGTAATCAAAGTGTTCGACATTTTATTGATTTGCCCAATTTTGGTCATTTTGATTTTATGTGGGCCGCCAAAGTTAAGGAGATTATGAATCATGGTATACTGCAGAGGATGCATAAAGCTGAGGATGTGTTTCGCTCATCATAG